A genomic window from Candidatus Krumholzibacteriia bacterium includes:
- a CDS encoding polysaccharide deacetylase family protein translates to MPDPVQVILWPRLVRRPRFGADWFPATRVLATVDALREAGVAVLPPEVLRRPTPPTGCVFVFDAPTATALRSVFPALLDAHLVFAVAVTSALVRTRTPAGRSDDTPTVTWGELRILHSQGVAIASSGHHVAEFDRLPDERIFGELAASRQEIERRLGAQTWLLCHRGSGVRPEIARLARDLGFEAGVVRESGRHLRPDPLRWPAVVPRPWQSANRIARAIADRCLRAARAV, encoded by the coding sequence GTGCCCGATCCCGTCCAGGTCATCCTGTGGCCACGCCTCGTGCGCCGTCCGCGGTTCGGTGCCGACTGGTTCCCCGCCACGCGTGTGCTCGCCACCGTCGACGCCCTGCGCGAAGCCGGCGTCGCCGTGCTGCCGCCCGAGGTCCTGCGTAGGCCCACGCCGCCCACCGGCTGTGTCTTCGTGTTCGATGCACCGACCGCGACGGCACTGCGTTCGGTCTTCCCTGCGCTCCTCGATGCGCACCTGGTCTTCGCCGTTGCCGTGACCTCGGCGCTGGTGCGCACGCGCACTCCGGCAGGGCGATCGGACGACACGCCGACCGTCACGTGGGGCGAACTCCGGATCCTGCATTCGCAGGGCGTGGCGATCGCCTCGTCGGGTCACCACGTCGCGGAGTTCGATCGCCTGCCCGACGAGAGGATCTTCGGCGAACTCGCGGCGAGTCGGCAGGAGATCGAACGGCGGCTCGGTGCCCAGACCTGGTTGTTGTGTCACCGGGGCAGTGGGGTGCGGCCGGAGATCGCGCGACTGGCCCGTGACCTGGGGTTCGAGGCCGGCGTCGTGCGTGAGAGTGGTCGTCACCTCCGGCCCGATCCGCTGCGGTGGCCGGCCGTCGTGCCCCGGCCATGGCAGTCGGCGAACCGGATCGCACGCGCGATCGCCGATCGCTGCCTGCGAGCGGCCCGCGCGGTCTAG
- a CDS encoding aminotransferase class I/II-fold pyridoxal phosphate-dependent enzyme, with protein MRAPARRLRALPPYVFLELQRLRDEARDAGHEVIDLTIGNPDAPVPEAVNRALTGALSAAGVHGYPPFRGSERLRRSVAAWYRRRFGVEIDPGREVLPVLGSKEGLYHLMQAYLDPGSSVLVPTPCYPAYLGAARLCDAEPVEIPLRAENDFVLDLRDVPADAARAASMLIVNSPHNPTGAVTGRDVWRDVVAFARDHDLLLVSDIPYSELVLDDTAPPPSVLEFPGAREIAVELQSLSKSHSMAGWRVGFAVGNAEAIGSLAKLKSNADFGMFLAIQHAAAAALDASEDTVVITRQVYRERRDAVCDGLDAIGWPVRRPRAGMYVWTRLPDRAGDDDQAFVRELFDRTRVLLSPGSGFGAAGRGWVRMSLVGDVPQLRRAVHRIGDSGLIG; from the coding sequence ATGCGCGCACCGGCCCGGCGCCTGCGAGCACTGCCGCCCTACGTCTTCCTCGAGCTGCAACGGCTGCGCGACGAGGCCCGCGACGCCGGTCACGAGGTCATCGACCTCACCATCGGCAATCCCGACGCACCGGTGCCCGAAGCCGTCAACCGCGCGCTGACCGGCGCGCTCTCGGCCGCGGGCGTGCACGGTTACCCTCCTTTCCGCGGCTCCGAACGGCTGCGTCGCTCGGTCGCAGCGTGGTACCGCCGCCGCTTCGGCGTCGAGATCGATCCCGGTCGCGAAGTCCTTCCGGTGCTCGGCAGCAAGGAGGGCCTGTACCACCTGATGCAGGCCTACCTCGACCCCGGGTCGTCGGTCCTCGTCCCCACGCCGTGCTATCCCGCCTACCTTGGCGCGGCACGGCTCTGCGATGCCGAGCCCGTCGAGATCCCCCTGCGCGCCGAGAACGACTTCGTCCTCGACCTGCGCGACGTCCCCGCCGACGCGGCGCGCGCGGCGTCGATGTTGATCGTGAACTCGCCGCACAATCCGACCGGCGCCGTCACCGGACGGGACGTGTGGCGCGACGTCGTCGCCTTCGCCCGTGATCACGACCTGCTCCTGGTCAGCGACATCCCCTACAGCGAGCTGGTGCTCGACGACACGGCGCCGCCGCCGAGCGTGCTCGAGTTCCCGGGGGCACGCGAGATCGCCGTCGAGCTGCAGTCGCTGAGCAAGAGCCATTCGATGGCGGGGTGGCGCGTCGGCTTCGCGGTGGGGAACGCCGAAGCGATCGGCAGCCTCGCCAAACTGAAGAGCAACGCGGACTTCGGAATGTTCCTGGCGATCCAGCACGCCGCCGCAGCCGCTCTCGACGCCAGCGAGGACACGGTGGTCATCACGCGACAGGTCTACCGCGAACGCCGCGACGCCGTGTGCGACGGACTCGACGCGATCGGCTGGCCCGTGCGTCGGCCCCGAGCGGGAATGTACGTGTGGACCCGACTCCCCGACCGGGCCGGGGACGACGACCAGGCTTTCGTCCGCGAACTCTTCGATCGCACCCGTGTCCTGCTGTCCCCGGGCAGCGGCTTCGGCGCCGCCGGGCGCGGCTGGGTCCGGATGTCCCTCGTCGGCGACGTGCCCCAGCTGCGCAGGGCCGTCCACCGGATCGGCGACTCGGGCTTGATCGGTTGA
- a CDS encoding DUF4388 domain-containing protein → QGRLADFTLEEILQLIALQQKTGVLTVDASYPMVLAFESGMLVGYRDVRRLGLDPLENFLKAYGYFGSETWEHIDFVQRHSKLDLTEILVNEGVVDADELGTLQMESAQEDIFRGMQLRDGRYQFTPGRDGMAGLEGRVRIKVDGLLMEAVRRIDEIGALRDRFFSNDIKIRLADPTADTSARSATERRLLALLGRTETLGRVVAQARMSEFDTLSTLDGLREDGLVVLQSTPKVQTRDVEASTRDTRHDRMLRDASVVSIVTVLLAVLLGLWQPWSAYRATGPAGEGLQYERARQRARIEAAVQLFEQRHGRLPTSIDALAPEGWLDPDTAESLGDDFEIRIDRATGRWSVRPLSGPRG, encoded by the coding sequence TGCAGGGACGCCTCGCCGACTTCACCCTGGAGGAGATCCTCCAGCTGATCGCACTCCAGCAGAAGACCGGTGTGCTCACGGTCGACGCCTCGTATCCCATGGTGCTGGCCTTCGAGTCGGGCATGCTGGTGGGATATCGCGACGTCCGGCGTCTCGGACTCGACCCGCTCGAGAACTTCCTCAAGGCCTACGGCTACTTCGGGAGCGAGACCTGGGAACACATCGACTTCGTCCAGCGACACAGCAAGCTGGATCTCACCGAGATCCTGGTGAACGAGGGCGTGGTCGACGCCGACGAACTGGGCACACTGCAGATGGAGTCGGCACAGGAGGACATCTTCCGCGGGATGCAGCTCCGCGACGGTCGCTATCAGTTCACGCCGGGCCGCGACGGGATGGCCGGCCTCGAGGGCCGTGTGCGGATCAAGGTGGACGGACTGCTCATGGAGGCCGTCCGTCGGATCGACGAGATCGGGGCTCTTCGCGATCGTTTCTTCTCGAACGACATCAAGATCCGTCTGGCCGATCCCACCGCCGACACCTCGGCTCGATCGGCGACGGAACGACGTCTGCTCGCGCTGCTCGGGCGGACCGAGACCCTGGGACGCGTCGTGGCCCAGGCCCGCATGTCCGAGTTCGACACCCTGAGTACGCTCGACGGCCTGCGCGAAGACGGACTCGTCGTCCTGCAGTCGACGCCGAAGGTGCAGACCCGCGACGTCGAGGCCTCCACGCGGGACACGCGTCACGACCGCATGCTGCGCGACGCGTCGGTGGTCTCGATCGTCACGGTCTTGCTGGCGGTCCTGCTGGGGCTCTGGCAACCCTGGTCGGCGTACCGCGCGACCGGACCCGCGGGAGAGGGCCTGCAGTACGAACGAGCCCGACAGCGCGCGAGGATCGAAGCGGCCGTCCAGCTCTTCGAGCAACGGCACGGTCGCCTGCCCACCTCGATCGACGCCCTCGCACCCGAGGGTTGGCTCGACCCCGACACGGCGGAGTCCCTCGGCGACGACTTCGAGATCCGGATCGACCGGGCCACGGGCCGGTGGTCGGTGCGACCCCTTTCCGGCCCACGCGGCTAG